In Fusobacterium canifelinum, a genomic segment contains:
- the ilvB gene encoding biosynthetic-type acetolactate synthase large subunit produces the protein MANEKMIKGAKILLECLSRLGINEIFGYPGGAVIPIYDELYNFKKIKHYFARHEQGAVHEADGYARSTGRVGACLATSGPGATNLVTGIMTAHMDSIPLLVITGQVSSSLLGKDAFQESDILGITVPITKMNYLIQDIKDLPRILREAYYIASTGRPGPVLVDIPRDIQLQEISYDEFNKLYEKPFHLEGYNPVYEGHKKQIKTAIKMIKDSKKPLIIAGAGILKANACEELKEFVNKTNIPVAMTLLGLGSFPGSHDLALGMIGMHGTTYANYAANEADLIIAAGMRFDDRVTGNPQKFLPNAKIIHIDIDPAEIGKNKLIDVPIVGDLKNVLADLNENAPKLSHNEWLKQIKKWKKEYSLIYRKTEDNKLIPQEVLFEINKITKGNAIISTDVGQHQMWTAQYMTYENPHSIITSGGAGTMGFGLPAAIGAQVANPDKKVIAIVGDGGFQMTFQELMLMKEYNLPVKVFIINNSYLGMVRQWQELFHKKRYSSVDLSYNPDFIKIGEAYGIKSIQLTNKKDLKKHLKKILESDEAVLVECIVEKEENVYPMIPAGKDVSCIVGKRGVLENE, from the coding sequence ATGGCAAATGAGAAGATGATAAAAGGAGCTAAAATTTTACTTGAATGTTTATCAAGATTAGGTATAAATGAAATTTTTGGTTATCCTGGTGGAGCTGTTATACCTATATATGATGAGCTATACAATTTTAAAAAAATTAAACATTATTTCGCAAGACATGAACAAGGTGCTGTTCATGAAGCTGATGGTTACGCTAGATCAACTGGTAGGGTTGGTGCTTGCCTTGCAACATCTGGACCAGGAGCTACAAACTTGGTAACAGGAATTATGACTGCCCATATGGACTCTATTCCATTACTTGTAATAACAGGACAGGTCAGTAGTTCTCTATTGGGAAAAGATGCTTTTCAAGAATCTGACATACTTGGAATAACTGTTCCTATAACTAAAATGAATTATTTAATTCAAGATATAAAAGATTTACCTAGAATATTAAGAGAAGCTTACTATATAGCAAGTACTGGAAGACCTGGACCTGTTTTAGTGGATATACCAAGAGATATACAATTACAAGAAATTTCTTATGATGAATTTAATAAATTATATGAAAAACCCTTCCATCTTGAAGGATATAATCCTGTTTATGAAGGACATAAAAAACAAATAAAAACTGCTATCAAGATGATAAAAGATTCTAAAAAACCTTTAATAATAGCGGGTGCAGGAATTTTAAAGGCTAATGCATGTGAAGAATTAAAAGAATTTGTGAATAAAACTAATATTCCTGTTGCAATGACTTTACTAGGACTTGGTTCATTTCCAGGAAGCCATGACTTAGCACTTGGAATGATAGGTATGCATGGTACAACTTATGCTAACTATGCTGCTAATGAAGCAGATTTAATAATAGCTGCTGGTATGAGATTTGATGATAGAGTTACAGGAAACCCACAAAAATTCCTACCTAATGCCAAAATCATTCATATAGATATAGATCCTGCTGAAATTGGAAAAAATAAGTTAATAGATGTTCCAATAGTTGGAGATTTAAAAAACGTTTTAGCAGACCTAAATGAGAATGCACCTAAACTTTCTCATAATGAATGGTTAAAGCAAATAAAAAAATGGAAAAAAGAATATTCTTTAATATATAGAAAAACAGAAGATAATAAGCTAATTCCACAAGAAGTTTTATTTGAAATAAACAAAATAACAAAGGGAAATGCAATAATTTCAACTGATGTTGGGCAACATCAAATGTGGACTGCACAGTATATGACTTATGAAAATCCTCATTCAATAATTACATCAGGAGGAGCAGGGACTATGGGGTTTGGACTTCCTGCTGCAATAGGGGCACAGGTTGCTAATCCTGATAAAAAGGTTATAGCAATTGTTGGAGATGGTGGTTTCCAAATGACTTTTCAAGAATTGATGTTAATGAAAGAATATAATCTTCCTGTTAAGGTTTTTATAATCAATAATTCATATTTAGGTATGGTTAGACAGTGGCAAGAATTATTCCATAAAAAAAGATATTCCTCAGTTGATTTAAGCTATAATCCAGATTTTATAAAAATTGGTGAAGCTTATGGAATAAAATCTATTCAATTAACAAATAAAAAAGATTTAAAGAAACATTTGAAAAAGATTTTAGAATCTGATGAAGCAGTTTTAGTTGAGTGTATAGTTGAAAAAGAAGAAAATGTTTATCCTATGATACCTGCTGGAAAAGATGTAAGTTGTATAGTGGGGAAAAGAGGTGTTTTAGAAAATGAATAA
- the ilvN gene encoding acetolactate synthase small subunit, whose protein sequence is MNKEHDILVITKNTSGIAARIMSLFNRRGYFVKKMSSGITNKEGYARLTLTVDGDKELLDQIQKQVYKIIDVVKVKIFPDEGVIRRELMLIKVKANDETRSQIVQIADIYRGKILDVTPKSLVIELTGDVKKLDGFVEIMNTYGVLEIAKSGVLAMSRGEKM, encoded by the coding sequence ATGAATAAAGAACATGATATTTTAGTAATTACTAAAAATACTAGTGGTATTGCAGCAAGAATAATGTCTTTATTTAACAGAAGAGGTTATTTTGTAAAAAAAATGTCCTCTGGCATAACAAATAAAGAGGGTTATGCTAGACTTACATTGACAGTTGATGGAGATAAAGAGTTATTGGATCAAATTCAAAAACAAGTTTATAAGATTATAGATGTTGTTAAAGTTAAAATTTTCCCTGATGAAGGTGTAATAAGAAGAGAACTTATGCTTATAAAAGTAAAAGCAAATGATGAAACAAGGTCTCAAATTGTGCAAATTGCAGATATTTATCGTGGTAAAATACTAGATGTAACTCCAAAATCATTAGTAATTGAGCTTACAGGTGATGTCAAAAAATTAGATGGCTTTGTTGAAATAATGAATACTTATGGAGTTTTAGAAATAGCAAAATCTGGTGTACTTGCAATGAGCCGTGGAGAAAAAATGTAA
- the ilvD gene encoding dihydroxy-acid dehydratase has protein sequence MSRSNNLKDGAARAPHRSLLKGLGFISEEMDRPIIGIANSFNEIIPGHVHLQTLVQAVKDGIRNAGGVPMEFNTIGICDGLAMNHIGMKYSLVTRQLIADSVEAVAMATPFDAIVFIPNCDKVVPGMLMAAARLNIPSIFISGGAMLAGVYKGKKVGLSNVFEAVGQYEAGLITRKELNTVEDLACPTCGSCAGMYTANTMNCLTEALGMGLPGNGTVPAVFSERLRLAKKAGMQILEILKSDLRPSDIMTKKAFENAVAVDMALGGSSNTALHLPAIAHEAGVDLTLDDFNDIAKKTPQLCKLSPSGEYFIEDLYRAGGVTGVMKRLYENGGLHGDEKTVALRTQGELAKEAYINDDDVIKPWDKPAYTTGGIAVLKGNLAEDGCVVKEGAVDKEMLVHSGPAKVFNSEEETIKAMREKKIVAGDVVVIRYEGPKGGPGMREMLAPTATIAGMGLGKDVALITDGRFSGATRGASIGHVSPEAAAGGTIAIVQDGDIIEIDIPNRKINVKLSDEEIARRKAELKPYEPNVKGYLKRYAAHVSSAASGAIYVE, from the coding sequence ATGTCAAGAAGTAACAATCTAAAAGATGGAGCAGCAAGAGCACCTCATCGTTCTCTATTAAAAGGTCTAGGTTTTATATCAGAAGAAATGGATAGACCAATAATTGGAATTGCTAACTCATTTAATGAAATAATCCCAGGACATGTACACCTACAAACATTAGTACAAGCAGTAAAAGATGGAATTAGAAATGCAGGTGGAGTTCCTATGGAATTCAACACAATAGGAATTTGTGATGGGCTTGCAATGAATCATATAGGAATGAAATATTCATTAGTAACAAGACAACTAATAGCAGACTCTGTTGAGGCAGTTGCAATGGCAACACCTTTTGATGCAATAGTATTTATTCCAAACTGTGATAAAGTTGTTCCTGGAATGTTAATGGCAGCTGCAAGATTGAATATACCTTCTATCTTTATAAGTGGTGGAGCTATGCTTGCAGGAGTATATAAAGGTAAAAAAGTTGGATTAAGTAATGTTTTTGAAGCAGTTGGGCAATATGAAGCAGGACTTATTACAAGAAAAGAGTTAAATACAGTTGAAGATTTAGCTTGTCCTACTTGTGGTTCTTGTGCAGGAATGTACACTGCAAACACTATGAACTGTTTAACAGAAGCATTAGGAATGGGGCTTCCAGGAAATGGTACAGTACCTGCTGTATTTTCTGAAAGATTAAGACTTGCTAAGAAAGCTGGCATGCAAATACTTGAAATTCTAAAATCTGATTTAAGACCTAGTGATATTATGACTAAAAAGGCTTTTGAAAATGCAGTTGCAGTTGATATGGCCTTAGGTGGTTCATCAAATACTGCTCTACACCTACCAGCAATAGCACATGAAGCAGGGGTAGACTTAACATTAGATGATTTTAATGATATTGCTAAAAAGACTCCTCAATTATGTAAACTATCTCCTTCTGGTGAATATTTTATAGAAGACTTATACAGAGCTGGTGGAGTTACAGGAGTTATGAAAAGACTTTATGAAAATGGTGGACTACATGGAGATGAAAAAACTGTTGCACTAAGAACACAAGGTGAACTTGCAAAAGAAGCTTATATAAATGATGATGATGTTATAAAACCTTGGGATAAACCAGCTTATACAACAGGTGGAATTGCAGTTTTAAAAGGAAATCTTGCAGAAGATGGTTGTGTTGTAAAAGAAGGAGCTGTTGATAAAGAAATGCTTGTTCACTCAGGACCTGCAAAAGTATTTAACAGTGAAGAAGAAACTATTAAGGCAATGAGAGAGAAAAAGATAGTTGCTGGGGATGTTGTTGTTATTAGATATGAAGGACCAAAGGGTGGACCAGGAATGAGAGAAATGCTTGCACCTACTGCTACAATAGCTGGTATGGGCTTAGGAAAAGATGTTGCCCTTATAACTGATGGAAGATTCTCAGGAGCAACAAGAGGAGCATCTATTGGGCATGTGTCACCTGAAGCTGCTGCGGGTGGAACAATAGCAATAGTTCAAGATGGAGATATCATTGAAATAGATATTCCAAACAGAAAGATAAATGTAAAACTTTCTGATGAAGAAATAGCAAGAAGAAAAGCAGAATTAAAACCTTATGAGCCTAATGTTAAAGGATATTTAAAAAGATATGCAGCACATGTTTCATCAGCTGCCTCTGGGGCTATATATGTAGAATAG